TCGCGCCAGGCCAAGACCGTGCCGCTGTCGCCGCAGGTGCGGGCCCGCCTCGGGCTCGACCGGGCGGAGGCGACGCCGGCCGAGGTGATGCAGGCGATCCTGCGCGCGCCCGTCGATCTCCTGTGGTTCGGCGGCATCGGCACCTATGTCCGCGCGGCTGCCGAGAGCGACGACGAGGCCGGCGACCGGGCCAACGACGCGATCCGCATCACCGGCGCCGAATTGCGCGCCCGGGTCGTCGGCGAGGGCGCGAATCTGGGTCTCACCCAGCGCGGCCGGATCGAGGCGGCGCGGCGCGGGGTGCGCCTCAACACCGACGCGATCGACAACTCGGCCGGCGTCAACACCTCGGACGTCGAGGTCAACATCAAGATCGCCCTCGCCACGCCTGAGCGCGACGGGCGGCTCAGCCCGGAAAGCCGCAACGCGCTCCTCTCCGGCATGACCGAGGCGGTGGCCGACCTGGTGTTGCGCAACAACCAGCTCCAGACGCTGGCCCTGTCGCTCGCCCAGCGCTCCGCCACGACCGAGACGGGCTTCGCCGCCCGGCTGATGCAGGGGCTGGAGGCCGACGGGCGCCTCGACCGCAACGTCGAGTTCCTGCCCTCCGATGCGGTGCTCGCCGAGCGGGCGCAGGGCGGCGAAGGCCTGACCCGGCCGGAACTGGCGGTGCTGCTCGCCTACGCCAAGCTGTCGCTGAAGGACGCGCTCCTCGACTCCGCGGTGCCGGACGATCCGTATCTCGCCCGGGAGCTGGAGCGGTCCTTCCCGCCGGTTCTGGTCGCCCGCTATCCCGACGCGGTCGAGAGCCACCGCCTGCGCCGGGAGATCATCGCCACGAGTCTCGCCAACGCCATCGTCAACCGCGGCGGGCCGACGCTCGTCAGCCGGCTGTCCGACGAGACCGGCGCCGAGGCCGCCGCCATCGCGGCCGCCTTCGCGGTGACCCGCGACGCCTTCGGGCTGATGGAGCTCAACAAGGCGGTGGACGGGCTCGACGGCGCGATCTCCGGCGACCAGCAGCTCGCGCTCTACGCCGAATTGCAGGACCTGCTGCGCCAGCGCATGGTCTGGTTCATCCGCAACGGCGAGGCGGCGCCGGGCGGCATCGAGGCGGCGGTGGCGCGTTACCGCGACGGCATCGCGGCGGTCTCCGCGGCCTTGCCGGGCGCCCTGCCGCCTGCCGCCGCCGAGGCCCTGGCCCGGCGTATCCGGACCCTGGTCGATCACGGCGTGCCCGACGCCCTGGCCTCCCGCCTCGCCGCGTTGGGCGAGCTGGGTGCGGCGCCGGACATCGTCCAGGTCGCCGAGGCGACCGGGCGCCCGCCGGCGGCGATCGCCGCGACGCATTTCGCGCTGGCCGACCTCTTCCGCCTCAATGCCCTCGCGGCCGCCGCCCGGGCGGTACCGGTGGCCGACACCTTCGACCGCATCGCCCTGGAACGCGCGATCTCCGGCATCGCCGGCGCCCACCGGGCGCTGACCGCCGAGGCCGCCGCCTTCGACGCGCAAGGCGCCGCCGCGGTCGAGGCCTGGGGCCAGGCCCGCGGCGCCTCGCTCGCCCGCATCCGCACCGCGGTCGCGGCCATCGCCGCCTCGGGCCTCACGGTCTCGAAGGTCTCGGTGGCGGCGAGCCTGCTCGGGGATTTGGCGCAGAAGGACTTGGCGCAGCGATGAGCGCGCCGGAATTCGGGGCGGACTTCCGGGCCCGCTTCGCGGACCTGGTCGCCTGGCGCCGCGACGTGCGGCGCTTCCGTCCCGATCCGGTACCGGAGGAGGCGTTGCGGGAGAGCCTGGCGCTCGCCTGCCTCAGCCCCTCGGTCGGCAACAGCCAGCCCTGGCGCTTCGTCCGGGTCTCGAACCCTGAGCGGCGCGCAGCGGTCGCGGCGAGCTTCACCCGCTGCAACGACGCGGCGGCGGCCTCCTACGACGACGCCCGGGCCAGCGCCTATCGCAGCCTCAAGCTCGCGGGCCTGCGCGAGGCGCCGGTGCATCTCGCGGTGTTCTGCGACGAGGCCACGGGGGCCGGCCACGGCCTCGGCCGGGCCACCATGCCGGAGATGCTGCGCTACTCCGCCGTCACGGCGGTCCACACCTTCTGGCTCGCGGCGCGCAGCCACGGCCTCGGCGTCGGCTGGGTCTCGATCCTGTGCCCCGAGGAGGTCGCCGCCGTCCTCGACGTGGCGCCGTCCTGGCGGCTCATCGCTTATCTGTGCGTCGGCTACCCGGTGGAGGAGCATGCCGACCCGGAACTGGTGCGGCACGGCTGGCAGGAGCGGCAGGAGGCGGGAACGATGACGGAGCGCTGAGCGCGGCGCAGACCCGGATTGCGCGGGCCGCACTTCCATACATACCAGTAGGTACAATAAAAGGATCGAGGCTGCTCGGGCAGCCGCGGAGACCTTCCCATGCCCCTGGTCACCCTGACACTGAAGCGCGAACGCCCTGCACCGGAGCGCCGCGCCATCGCGGATGCGGTTCACGCCGCCCTCGTCGAGAGCATCGGCATCCCGCCCGACGACCGGTTCCACGTCGTGTCGCACCAATTCGACGATGTGATCTACGATCCGGGTTACCTGGGTATCGCCCGCAGCGACGACCTGGTGATGATCCAGGTCCATCTCTCGACCGGGCGCAGCGTCGCGCAGAAGAAGGCGTTGTTCGAGGCCATCGCGAAAAGTCTCGGCGGGGTCGGGATCCGGCCGGAGGACGTGTTCGTGACCCTGGTCGAGATCGCCCGGGAGAACTGGTCGTTCGGCCACGGCATCGCCCAGTACGCCGATGCCGCGCCGCCGCATCTCGCGGGCAGGGCCTGAGGGCTGGCCGGGCGGGACGCGTCGCGGCATACCGCGTCCGACGCAGCAAGGCTGTCCGGGGACAGATATAGCGCAGGTCTCTCCCTCCCCCCTCTGCGGGGGAGGGTGGCCTACGAAGTAGGTCGGGAGAGGGGCAGCGCGACGATTGCAGGGCTTGGCGCCCTTCAGAACGGCTCAGGCACTTCCGGAAGCGTGGCTCCCATCTCCCGCCCCACTCCGTGGGGCACCCTCCCCCGCAGAGGCTAGCGTGTTCACACATCTCGGTTTGAGCGCTTTCCCCTCAAAGGTAGCGCGCCTCTCCTCCCCCTTGTGGGGAGGAGCCGGAGGTGGGGGTGGTGCCAGATAAGGCTCAGCGGTGCCTTCTGCACCACCCCCACCCCTAGCCCCTTCCCACAACTTGCAGCGATACCGGGCAAGCCCGGGATCGCCAGGGGGAGGGGAAGCGCGCTTACCTTCAATGGGTTAGCATTCAGAGGAAAAGTGTGAATCCGCTAGCCCGCAGAGGGGGGAGGGAGAAGCCCGCGTCATTCCACCTTCCTTGGACAGCCCTGCCCACCGGCAGGAGACAGGACGTGGCACGGCCAGGATCATCGAAGCGCGAGGCGATCGTCGCGGCGACGAAGGCG
This sequence is a window from Methylobacterium sp. SyP6R. Protein-coding genes within it:
- the bluB gene encoding 5,6-dimethylbenzimidazole synthase, which gives rise to MSAPEFGADFRARFADLVAWRRDVRRFRPDPVPEEALRESLALACLSPSVGNSQPWRFVRVSNPERRAAVAASFTRCNDAAAASYDDARASAYRSLKLAGLREAPVHLAVFCDEATGAGHGLGRATMPEMLRYSAVTAVHTFWLAARSHGLGVGWVSILCPEEVAAVLDVAPSWRLIAYLCVGYPVEEHADPELVRHGWQERQEAGTMTER
- a CDS encoding tautomerase family protein; amino-acid sequence: MPLVTLTLKRERPAPERRAIADAVHAALVESIGIPPDDRFHVVSHQFDDVIYDPGYLGIARSDDLVMIQVHLSTGRSVAQKKALFEAIAKSLGGVGIRPEDVFVTLVEIARENWSFGHGIAQYADAAPPHLAGRA